Proteins from one Peromyscus eremicus chromosome 8a, PerEre_H2_v1, whole genome shotgun sequence genomic window:
- the Hcrt gene encoding hypocretin neuropeptide precursor produces the protein MRKEEVIPRVTKCHSRKEPQHFLQEVSLAVRKLSLKVPWAAVTLLLLLLLPPALLSLGVDAQPLPDCCRQKTCSCRLYELLHGAGNHAAGILTLGKRRPGPPGLQGRLQRLLQANGNHAAGILTMGRRAGAELEPHPCPGRRCLTATATAFAPRGGSGV, from the exons atgagaaaggaggaagttatACCTCGAGTCACCAAGTGTCACAGCAGGAAGGAACCTCAGCACTTCCTGCAGGAAGTGTCCTTAGCAGTGAGGAAACTAAGCCTGAAG GTTCCCTGGGCCGCCGTGACGCTGCTGTTGCTGCTATTGCTGCCGCCCGCGCTGCTGTCGCTTGGGGTGGACGCACAGCCACTGCCCGACTGCTGTCGCCAGAAGACCTGCTCTTGCCGCCTCTACGAACTCTTGCACGGCGCTGGCAACCACGCCGCGGGCATCCTGACTCTAGGAAAGCGGCGTCCCGGACCCCCGGGCCTCCAGGGCCGGCTGCAGCGCCTTCTGCAGGCCAACGGCAACCACGCTGCGGGCATCCTGACCATGGGCCGCCGCGCAGGCGCAGAGCTAGAGCCACATCCCTGCCCTGGTCGTCGCTGTCTGACCGCAACGGCCACCGCTTTCGCGCCCCGGGGCGGGTCCGGAGTCTGA
- the Ghdc gene encoding LOW QUALITY PROTEIN: GH3 domain-containing protein (The sequence of the model RefSeq protein was modified relative to this genomic sequence to represent the inferred CDS: inserted 1 base in 1 codon), which translates to MLLWLLPLLLLLLLLPPLAMLWQQRSRDARPSWLIRLQHQVAWGALGWAAAWQQRKLEESTRHVGQSQQRALMWCLKRAQSPCCLPRGDTDISTFRNHLPLTKTSQAQGEESEEKHLPPALPQYHGEASLQATLLGLVTLNKAYPEVLTPGSTACVTPTSPWPSPVPWLGHALGRVSPLGAKDSRTLLLEALVSPGLRALEARTAGELLDVFVGLEAEGKDLAKAIAAGNLGTTPLPRRAAELQEALEQGPRGLALRLWPKLQVVVTLDAGGQAEAVAALRALWCQGLAFFSPAYAASGGVMALNLWPERPXGFYLLPPGVPFIELLPIKAGTQEEAPSTLLLTDVQREEEYELVLTDQAGLTRCRLGDVVQVVGAYNQCPVVKFTCRLGQTLSVRGEVTDENLFSAALAQAVEQWPGAKLLDHACVESSILDSCDGSAPHYEVFVELRGLRNLSEENRDKLDHCLQEASPHYKSLRFRGSVGPAKVHLVGPGSFRVLREALATCPSSFPPEMPRVLRLRHLAQLLQKRVIS; encoded by the exons ATGCTGCTATGGCTGCTGccgctactgctgctgctgctgctgctgcccccaCTGGCCATGCTGTGGCAGCAGAGGTCTCGGGATGCCAGGCCATCCTGGCTGATCCGCCTCCAGCACCAGGTGGCCTGGGGGGCACTGGGCTGGGCAGCCGCCTGGCAGCAGCGAAAACTGGAAGAGAGCACGCGGCACGTGGGCCAGAGCCAGCAGCGGGCACTCATGTGGTGTCTGAAGAGAGCCCAGAGTCCCTGCTGTCTCCCCAGGGGGGATACAG ACATAAGCACCTTCCGGAATCATCTCCCACTGACCAAAACCAGCCAAGCCCAGGGGGAAGAAAGTGAAGAGAAGCACCTGCCCCCTGCTTTACCCCAGTACCATGGAGAGGCATCTCTGCAG GCCACCCTGCTGGGTCTAGTAACCCTAAACAAGGCCTACCCAGAAGTGCTGACTCCAGGAAGCACTGCCTGTGTGACCCCTACATCCCCATGGCCCAGCCCTGTCCCCTGGCTCGGGCATGCCCTGGGCCGGGTAAGCCCCCTTGGAGCCAAGGACTCTCGGACCCTGCTGCTGGAGGCACTGGTATCCCCAGGGCTGAGGGCACTGGAGGCCAGGACTGCAGGGGAGCTCCTGGATGTCTTTGTGGGCCTGGAGGCAGAAGGCAAAGATCTGGCTAAGGCCATAGCAGCCGGGAACCTAGGAACAACGCCTCTTCCCAGAAGAGCAGCCGAACTGCAGGAAGCCCTGGAGCAGGGACCCCGAGGATTGGCCCTTCGGCTCTGGCCAAAGCTGCAGGTGGTGGTGACTCTGGATGCAGGAGGCCAGGCAGAAGCTGTGGCTGCCCTTAGGGCCTTGTGGTGCCAAGGGCTGGCCTTCTTCTCTCCTGCCTATGCGGCCTCTGGAG GGGTGATGGCCCTAAACCTGTGGCCAGAGCGAC AAGGATTCTACCTTCTTCCCCCTGGAGTCCCCTTTATTGAGCTGCTTCCAATCAAGGCAGGCACCCAAGAGGAGGCGCCCTCCACTCTCCTTCTTACTGATGTCCAGAGGGAGGAAGAGTATGAGCTGGTGCTGACTGACCAAGCCGGCCTGACCAG GTGCCGCCTGGGAGATGTGGTACAGGTGGTTGGTGCCTACAATCAGTGTCCTGTTGTCAAGTTCACCTGCAG gCTGGGACAGACCCTGAGTGTTCGAGGAGAAGTTACTGATGAGAATTTATTCTCTGCGGCCCTGGCCCAAGCAGTGGAGCAGTGGCCAGGGGCCAAGCTGTTGGACCATGCCTGTGTGGAGAGCAGCATTCTGG ACTCCTGTGACGGTTCTGCCCCACACTACGAGGTGTTCGTGGAGCTGAGGGGATTGAGGAATCTGTCAGAGGAAAATCGAGACAAG CTTGACCACTGCCTTCAGGAAGCCTCCCCTCACTACAAGTCCTTGCGGTTCCGGGGCAGTGTGGGTCCTGCCAAAGTTCATCTGGTGGGGCCAGGGAGCTTCAGAGTACTCCGGGAAGCACTAGCAAcctgcccctcctccttccctccggAAATGCCTCGGGTCCTCAGGCTCAGACACCTGGCCCAGCTCCTGCAGAAGAGGGTGATATCCTAA